Below is a window of Prionailurus viverrinus isolate Anna chromosome A1, UM_Priviv_1.0, whole genome shotgun sequence DNA.
ATTCGTTGTGGTAGTTTTCTAAGGAGTAGGTTTTACAAAATACCATTAGTGAAAATTCTTGCTATGTCCTTAAGAAAATTaacgttttctctctctgtatctaaGCTGAGAAGACTTCAGTGAACTTAGAGGTTTTATCATTTTAAGTCTAGATTCTATTTGGATAGTTATTGGAGATGTAAGCAAGAATTTTAAATGACCATAACAGTTGATTTAGAAAGCTGTCATATTTTATACAGCCTTTTTGAGAAAATTCAGTGGCTCTTAGCTTAATGGttccataaaacaaaattataacaattccactgtaaaaaaaaaacacatactttTAATGATAATCTATGAACTAGAAGACTTAGGTTTAACGTTCAGGAGTGTGACATTTAGAACTACTAACCAAGTTCTTATTTTTCatcaataaatgtgttttaaagaaataattgacctaaaaaaaggaaaccattcaTGAAATTGTTGTGTACGATGATGCAAAAATCCTGCAAATCCCCTTGTTTCTCTTCAGGCACCACCTGTCCcaatcccctcccccccacccaacctccCCAACATTCATACACTATAAATGCCCCACTGACAGAGTCTTGCGACTCCGAATCGAAAGAGTGAGGCACTAATAGGTAAATTATGCTTTGGCAAACAGGAAACTGGACATTCTTTGAGCTTTCCTGAGGTAGTGGTTTCTCcttctaatattctttttttttttaattttaattttttacttttgagagagagagcatgagcagggcagggggcagagagacagggagacagagggagggagagagagaatcccaagcaggctctgcactgacagaggggttcgaacccatgaaccaaccatgagatcttgacctgagccaaagtcagacgctcaaccaattgagctacccaggtacccctctccaGGTAATATTCTAAAGGTTAAGAAAAGTCTAGGGAGCTGAATTAAGAGACAAGAGGAGAGTTGGTCACTACACTTAAACAGTACTCTGAAACTGGTGGTTTAAAAAGTTATGTGATTATCGCACACGCCAACACCTTTTCGGTAGAATCCTGATGGCTATGTGGAAAACTTAAAGTATTAAGTGTGATTAGGGTAAGCCTTGAGGGCATCATATGACTCGATCTCTGATTTAGCTCCATAAGAttacaaggaaaaacaaacataaagatcACCCGACCAAGTGCAGTCTTATTGTCATCAAAGCCTAGGTAATTTTGCCTTATGTGTGGAATTTTGGACACCTCTCCAACTATGAGAAGGTTAAGCTCACGTGGTAGTGGGCATAGTATAGCACACAGTTCCATATTAGCTCCATTTATCAGATAGCTTCTTTCTGTCATGATTTTATCATGATGTGATTATGGGACTTTTAGCCATGAATAACTTTTTTGAAGACAAAGTAATCCATTCTCTCTGCTGTTCTTCAAGCTTTTCTGCCAGGCATTTAATCAAGACAGGGTCCACCTTAGAATCAAATTTATTAGCAAACCAATGTCCATCATTTATAAGCCACCTTAATTCCGCTGCTCCGTAGATACACACACTTCGAAGGTGGGAGCCAGTACAACGTGGATACAAAAGGCCTTCATGATAATTCCATTTGACAAGGCGGGTCTTACTCTGTAAGTCAGACACGTCCTGGGCTGACCTAGAAATCTCCCCAGGTATTCCTGGTACCCGAATTAAGGTAGCCCAAAAATGTTCATCAGGTGAGTACGTATCTTTAGACCAGGCAAAAAAGTCCTTAACGAGGGAGttgttgaaaatatatttaacaaacgctcgacttaaaacaaaataagcacTTCCAACAAATATCTCAATGTTATGAGGGGGGGCTTCCTTGGAGATGTTTGTCCTTATTGGTAGCTTCACATATTCGTAAGGCACCTGTCTTAGTTCATGGTGGTAAGTGAATCTTTCCATTTTACTGTTAGGGGGTTTTACCGTTTCTAACATATTTGCCCCATTGAGCTTCTTCAGCTCTGACACTAATTCGAAGTTTGACTTCAAAGGAAAATCTTGCCCACACAGATTGATAACATATTTCCACTGAACCGAAGATTTGAGGAGGTCTGACAAGCAATTTAAatcagcttggagtctggaaaTGTGGGCATATTGTACTGTCTCTATTTTGGAGGCAATGAAAACATTGGAGAAGCACTTAGCTAAATTGTTCATGGCAACTTTGAAGGTATCAGGTGACTTATAGTCATAATGGATGCAGTAAATATTGTGCTCATTGTATATAGCATGGATTAGTCTTTCAACCATAATTGCGTCTTTATGAACAACCAAAGAATAGGCTATCGGGAAGCTTCTCTCCTCCCTTGAAACAGGCTTTTGATGGTACCTTCTTAGGGTCTGATAAATGTCACAATCACTGGTTATTGCCACGACATCTTCATCATCCAAGTCGATGATTTCTCTCCTTCTTATTTCCAGACTCTTGCCAATTTCCAAAGGTGCCTGTTCATAGACACCTGAACAGTTAACTTCATACCTGATTTCATTCTTAACATTGGTGTATCTGTTTCTTACAAAAGGTGAGGTACTCAGGGAGTATTCAACCAAGTAAATGCCTCTTTGAGGGAAGAGGAGTCTCCTCACATTTAGAAGCTTCAACAGGGAGAACAGCCATAGAGTTAAAAATAAGACGAAAACTTTCTGCTGTGCTGGGTATTTAAAACAGCATTTGAATGTCTTCATTCTgtaagaaggaaaaggaataatTCAGGtggaataagagaaagacaactaAGAGGCTGTTAGTCCAGTTCAATCAACATTCACTGGGTATCTTCCACGTGCCAGGCAGAAGGCTGGGCCCAGAGGTAAATAAAACAAGGTTCTCACCCTTATAAGAGGATCCAGAAATCAGGAAGTGAGAACACACAGAATGGTGGTATTTTGTGGTATGCTGTGTTAACTATACCTAAATTCTGAGAGACATTGGTTACCAAATAAAGGCAAATAATGTAAGCGCCTAAAATATAGGTACTATGTAACTTTCACTGTCTGCATTTCTACTTAGAGTATTTGGAGAGAGATTACGCTGGTTTGGGCAGAGGTCTACAGAGTTAGAGGTCATTAAGGGGTCATCAGAGATGCAAATGGCCCACTGAGCCTGAAAGTAACATCCATCTTGATTCTGCCTTCAGATCCTTATTAGATATAGATGTGAAGTCAGATGGGAAGAGCCCAGTGAACCCcactgctatagactgaatgtttatgtccctccccaaattcataggttgaaagCTAAGCCCCCGGGTAATGACATTAGGAGGGGgggctttgggaggtaattagaacACAAGGGTGGGTCCCTCATTAatggattagtgcccttacaagaAGAGACCCCCTCCCTTATCCCCTCTGCCACCTGAGGTATGGATTAATTACATCCATACTATGTGAAAAAGCTAGAGACAAAACTGCATGTGCCCATGTGGAACAATTTCCAGGATAtactgtgaaatggaaataagcgAAATGCATAACTGTGTTTAGTGCACTCACATGTGTGTCAAAAAAAAGACGACACAAACCGTATCTACAGAAAAAGGGCACACGTTGGCaaacttttctttccctgtcaCAAGTACTCGACTCTGCCACTGGAGtgggaaagcagccacagataacaCACCAATGAGAGGGCATggttgtgttctaataaaacttcatttatgaAAAGGCAGCTGGCTGGCTATTTCCTGAAGGATACTATGGAGACTCGACATGGGGAATGGGAGCTGCTttccagggtggggtgggagagggtggagggTTAGGGGCCCGGGTAGGAGGGAGATGTACTTATCCGTGAATATCCTtttgtatttgaatttaaaaaaatgattataccactttttttttttttttcagataaaaacaGGCTAATCAAGTGAGGGCACAGATGAGTTTATTTTGGGAGCAGCAGGAAGGGGGGAACCAGAAAGTGCTATTGCAAGGCTTGAGGACAGGAGGACCAGCTGAGTTCACAGAGCTGCTTCGAAGAGGTTCAAATCCTGAGAACTGGGAGGTCTGAGGGCCCCATGAGCAATTTCCTCACACATCTCAATAAATCTTAGATGAGGACATAATCATTGTTCCCAATTGTCTTAGAATTAACAAGCAATCTGaacctcatttatttttgtagttcaGATGAATTGAACTAGCTCTCCTGGGAAGGTCATGCCCTCACTcacattgtttgctttttttttttttttaatttttttttttcaacgtttatttatttttgggacagagagagacagagcatgaacgggggaggggcagagagagagggagacacagaatcggaaacaggctccaggctctgagccatcagcccagagcccgatgcggggctcgaactcacggaccgcgagatcgtgacctgagctgaagtcggacgcttaaccgactgcgccacccaggcgcccctcactcacTTTGTTTGAATCACTCTCGTTACAGAACAACACCTTATGGACAACAGACTGTCCTGCAGAACCTGGTCCTCCCCAGCCACCTCGCAACCTCTCCTCGGGTTTCCCCAGAGCCCTACTTCAGCTCACTGCTCTTCTCGTGCACACTCTCCCTAGCCCTCTGGATGCTGATGTCCACACACACATTGCCAACACCTTTATCTCCAGTCCTCACCCGCTGCCCAAGCTTCCGACATGAACATCCAGTTGCTTGACGGACATATCCACATCTCCACTAGATATCCCACAGGCACCCAGCTGAGTCCAAAACTGAATCTGACATCTCCACCTCGCCTGTGTTTCCTGTGTCAGTTTATGGTGACACCACCCATTCAATGACCCAGGCTTGAAACTGGAGGGTCATATGACTCTCCTTTCCCTCACGCCCACATTAACAAGCCATCTCATAAATACGCCCAATTCCATCCCTTCTTCTCCATTCTCATTAGCTGAATCAGCACCCAGGTCACGGAATCCCCGTGAGGCTCATGGCTCTGGGTCCCTTTGTTAGGTCTCAGGCTTCTCCTCTGAAGCAAAACGAGTAGGGTTCTATCCACACCGGCTCAAGGCCAACGTTCCTGCCAGTTCTTACAGAGCGTGGGAAAACTGACTCCCCATGCACAGGGCAACAAGTTTCTTCAGAAGTTGGAGCACATGTTTAGAAGCAGGTGTTGTGATAAAGTTTGATTCTGAAGATTCATCAATCCCAAGTCAATCTATCTCATCATGGTCCTAGTTCATGGCAATTACTCATACATAGGAAGGAGCGTACATAAATGGCTAGAATTAGAATGAATCTTACCCAAAGTAAAATTGTGCTGTCTTCTCCGGTCCACGGGATCCCTACTTAGCATCAGTTAATAGTTCCCCCTGATACCATAgtggtaaaatgaaaaaaatctcctTACATTTCTAAAGAGGTCTGCAAAGTCTTCCAGAGTTGTCATGGCATTTATGATGTACCATTTAACTATCATCTTCACACTTACATAAAAAGGCAAAGGCTGGCTCCCTGTCCTGTCACCCGTTTTCAAGGGCTCCTCTGTACCCACGCTTCCCCTGTCCTTCCTGAGAACACCTGGAGCACACACTTCCTGATTGCAGCCTGGTGCCTAGTCAGTTCGATTTGGGCTAGCGGGCGTGGCTGCCTGCCCACAGAGGGCAGGTGGCAGGGCATGTGTGGAAGGGAGACATGGCAGGCTTGCTGTGAGAAGTCCTGTGGGAACTGGTTCTGGTTCCACGTCTGAGCTTTGCCAGCCGGGACgagagttaatttaaaaaaaaatttttttttcaatgtttatttatttttgggacagagagagacagagcatgaacgggggaggggcagagagagagagggagacacagaatcagaaacaggctccaggctctgagccatcagcccagagcctgacgcggggctcgaactcacggaccgagagatcgtgacctggctgaagtcggacgcttaaccgactgcgccacccaggcgccccgagagttaATTTTAAAGGAACGAGGGGAGGGAAGTGGGACAGCCCAGGCATCTGGCTGTCtgattctcctttcctcctctgggcATCTTTAAGGAGGAGAGCTCATACGTCTACGGGTCAGCCCTAGATGTCAAGGGATCTGAGCAGCCCTCCAATACCACCTTGTCCCAGGTCAAAGTAAAACCCCTCCCCTTGCTTACCATGGCCAGAAATTCCTTTGGCtgaaaggagatgtggtatagaCATACGATGGAATACTGCTCGGcgatcacaaagaatgaaatcttgccatttgcaacaaggtggatggcgctagagtgtattatgctaagtgaaattagtcagagaaagataaataccacacaatttcactcatatgcggaatttaggaaacaaaacagatgaacataagggaaggaaaaataagataagaacagagagggatgcaaaccataagaggctcttgaggacagagaacaaaccgagggttgctgtagggctgttgggtgggggggatgggctaaatgggtgatgggcattaaggagggcacttgttatgatgagccccgggtgttatatggaagcgatgaatcactaaattctactcctgaaaccaataccacactctatgttaaccaactggaatttaaataaaatcttggaagaaaaaaaaaaaatgcactccTTCCCCCACGTGAGAAGTCCGAAAGGGGGAAGTGAATAAGCTTCTGTCAAATCCTGAAAAGGGCTGTGGGCCTCTTCCCAGCTTTGGTGAGAAGTCAGCAGGACATCCGTGGGCACAAAAGCCTGCAGGAGGTTAGAGACCACAGTTTCCAACCGTGGCTCTGCTGTTTCCTGGACAGAACCTGTGTGTGACATCCACGGTCAGGAGCTGCGGAGGGCAGAAGcgggcaaggggtgggggtggcaggcaCCTGCCTGTTGTGgcgcttcctcccctccctgccaccggCAGCCCAAACTCACGAGTCCCCACGAGCCTCAGGTTTGGAGGATGGAAACGAGCTCCTGATGGCTCACGAGAGCTGGCGGGTGCCAGACTGCCAGTTCTACCGGCCATATGGTTCCTAGGAGACTAGGGCAGCAAGGCCACCTTCTGCAAACACCCCACCCTGGCTCCTTCCCTGTTACAGGCCCTGAGCAGGAAGCAGGCTGGGGTTTTGCTGCCAGGAAGTGGTCTTACAATTACAATACAAATGAGCGCCCACCCACCTGCCCAGGCAAATAAGGAAGCTCGGCCCGCTGCCAAGTTCACTGCCACATAGGTACGAGTTCCTAGCGATGAAGACAGGGCTGGAAAGGACATGATATCGCTGTAGCGAAGCGGAAACAAGCTGTTAGGATAATTCAATAAAAGCCCAACAAAGATGCTGAATGAAGCCTTTCCCCCAAACCATCTTCTATTCCCAGTCCTTCCAGGGGCTGATTACAGTCTTAAAAGAAAcagcaggcacacacacaaagtgaacTCAGCTAAGTGGTTAGAACTGTAGTCAGGGCTAAGCGGCCACAGCCATTAGCAGCTCGTCCACGGACTCTCCTTAAGTCAGCAGTTTCAAAACCCAGGACTGTCCAAGAGGGGGGCacttgggagaaaagaaaaagtatgcgGGCTTCACGATGCCCCAGACCCGGGCTTGAATCCCTTGGAGGGACGCTGAATCCAACGAATTCACCTCTGGAGCCCAGTTTTCTTATCTCAAAACGGGAACGACAAATCCCCTCCTGAATTGCGGGGAGCAGCTGCAAGGGGTCAGGAGACCCGGCATGTGAATGGGGTCACCCCGCAGAGGTGCGCAGCTTGCCTGACTCCAAACCTTTTCCTAGTTTTCTAGGTTTTCTAGTACGTTACACAGAATGTGCGGAAATGCAGACAGTGTTGACCTTCTCTTTTCTGGCCAAAGTAGGAGGTGGAAACATCGTAAGGGAGCAGCCGACAGCTAAGCCCTCGCTCAGGGGCTGAGCTGGAAAAAGCAGAAGCCACGCAGGGTCCTGCGATACACGTTTCACCCTCCGGCCACACAGCCAGGACTTCAGCTCAGAGGAGACCCCCTTTCAGCTCAGGAACAGCCTACCGACTGCCTGGACCCTGGACAAGTTGCTCAACGTCTCCACATCTCTGTGTCCACATCAGTAGAAGTACGTTAATACTAGCAACTACCTGTGGGATTTTGAGGTAAGTGGGTAATGCATGCAAAGCCCTTTAACACAGTCCTGACGGTGACTTGGCCAATGCGGGCTGTGGCTTCATCTTCACCAGCATCTTCACCTGACCTGAGCTACCCTCCTCCTCCTGACTTCTTTAAAGATCCTGCCCAAGACCTATGGCTTACTGTCCtattttttcaaatctattttctatttccccCCAAAGTTCTGACACAAATGCAATGTTTTAGAATTAATGCCTGAATGCCTCCATGTAGTGCCCCTTACTAATTTAAtaccatcattattattaatgaagAGTCACCGAACAGAGAGGTGTTACCTGGGGCCACGCTCTGAGCCCTCTGCATGTACGCAATCCCCTCATTGGGTCAGTGAGGTAGGGACTACTTTTATGGTTCTTTACAAGACAGGAGACTGAAACATGTGGTAATTAAGAAAGTCCCCCAAGGTGAGCTAGGATCCCCGTCACGTGGAACTCGAACCCAGAGACTCTTGCTCCAGAGATGTACTCTTAACCTTCTAGGTAATACCGTCTTTTACAACATAAAGGTTTCCACAATGGTTTCAGTCCTTGACTGAAATTTCTCATTACTATGTCTTACCGATCCGTCCTAAAACTGGAACAGGGATGAACATAAAATCGCCAAGTCCTGAGACCTTCCACCCAGTTTAAGGGATTATATACCTGGAGAATCAGCCTGCAAGAACACTGGGGGAGGAGCTCATTCTATTCCTGCAGGCAGAGGCAGCGGCAAGCCAGGTGCTACTGATGAGAGTAGTCAGTCTTCCAGCCATGGAATCCATCGAAGGAAAAGAAAGCCAGCTCATCCTACGGAACTCTGACGGCAGTTATTCTTGTCTCATATCCCGTCACTGACCACTTACTGATTTACTTGTTCTCGTAGTGACCAGACAGTCACTGAGAGTTCAGGCTCTCTGAGAATTAGTACCTAGTTTAAAAAGCTTTCTCTCCACATGAAGAATATTTCCTCTGTGAGCCACTTtcgaattcttttttttttaattttttttttcaacgtttatttatttttgggacagagagagacagagcatgaacgggggaggggcagagagagagggagacacagaatcggaaacaggctccaggctctgagccatcagcccagagcccgacgcggggctcgaactcacggaccgcgagatcgtgacctggctgaagtcggacgcttaaccgactgcgccacccaggcgcccctcgaattcTTAAACGTAATATCCATACATGTTAGTATGAAAAATAGGATTTGAAGACTTTATTGATTTAGAAATATCaggattttgtttcttcctaaagttttccaaagaagaatcgTCACTTAAGTACACTGATATAAAgatgaattcattaaaaaaagaaaaaaaaaagtcctgatgTAGTTGAATAAGCTAAGGTCCTTCTACCGCAGCTCCTTGATTTCAATAAGGTCATTGATTCTCCCCTTGATGACATGCTCATCACCAAACCGAGAGAAAGTTTTCAAGTAAGACCATTTGTGGGAGGATGACTCAGCCGGGATGCATTTCCTCAACACCCCCACAGCACCCTACGAGTTCCTAAAGAAGCAGAAAGGccacaacttcttactcaacatgtct
It encodes the following:
- the GCNT4 gene encoding beta-1,3-galactosyl-O-glycosyl-glycoprotein beta-1,6-N-acetylglucosaminyltransferase 4 isoform X2, translated to MKTFKCCFKYPAQQKVFVLFLTLWLFSLLKLLNVRRLLFPQRGIYLVEYSLSTSPFVRNRYTNVKNEIRYEVNCSGVYEQAPLEIGKSLEIRRREIIDLDDEDVVAITSDCDIYQTLRRYHQKPVSREERSFPIAYSLVVHKDAIMVERLIHAIYNEHNIYCIHYDYKSPDTFKVAMNNLAKCFSNVFIASKIETVQYAHISRLQADLNCLSDLLKSSVQWKYVINLCGQDFPLKSNFELVSELKKLNGANMLETVKPPNSKMERFTYHHELRQVPYEYVKLPIRTNISKEAPPHNIEIFVGSAYFVLSRAFVKYIFNNSLVKDFFAWSKDTYSPDEHFWATLIRVPGIPGEISRSAQDVSDLQSKTRLVKWNYHEGLLYPRCTGSHLRSVCIYGAAELRWLINDGHWFANKFDSKVDPVLIKCLAEKLEEQQREWITLSSKKLFMAKSPIITS
- the GCNT4 gene encoding beta-1,3-galactosyl-O-glycosyl-glycoprotein beta-1,6-N-acetylglucosaminyltransferase 4 isoform X1 encodes the protein MTLRAAAQSRAARRERSAPRASQLCPKLGAGTPECRGGELPLRERGDGAPPFSSTSRGPLGALPPPAEGKQLPSRARRRVGERGGGGSEPPPPPPPQRGWEPGAQLAAPSRTASAAAGTPRPGLPCSLSMKTFKCCFKYPAQQKVFVLFLTLWLFSLLKLLNVRRLLFPQRGIYLVEYSLSTSPFVRNRYTNVKNEIRYEVNCSGVYEQAPLEIGKSLEIRRREIIDLDDEDVVAITSDCDIYQTLRRYHQKPVSREERSFPIAYSLVVHKDAIMVERLIHAIYNEHNIYCIHYDYKSPDTFKVAMNNLAKCFSNVFIASKIETVQYAHISRLQADLNCLSDLLKSSVQWKYVINLCGQDFPLKSNFELVSELKKLNGANMLETVKPPNSKMERFTYHHELRQVPYEYVKLPIRTNISKEAPPHNIEIFVGSAYFVLSRAFVKYIFNNSLVKDFFAWSKDTYSPDEHFWATLIRVPGIPGEISRSAQDVSDLQSKTRLVKWNYHEGLLYPRCTGSHLRSVCIYGAAELRWLINDGHWFANKFDSKVDPVLIKCLAEKLEEQQREWITLSSKKLFMAKSPIITS